From a single Coturnix japonica isolate 7356 chromosome 25, Coturnix japonica 2.1, whole genome shotgun sequence genomic region:
- the RUSC1 gene encoding RUN and SH3 domain-containing protein 1 isoform X2, producing MLAPKKGLLCNLNHIHLQHISLGLHLSRHPELQDSTGLGEQKCCSGCRESCEQVDANSNSPSLKCRCCQSHPELPAVLGLQNQPVPEEEEFPHLHDGEEAVSPCDPPSTSSSVSSCSDFSLDESPVSVYYRGFPAEGSQSPTEQLGVVPAEDEQDEPGVVEGRDPNLNPAALQGEEDLTGGSPDSLCSSSSSGSSSLGSHYDETSAVQQNAASPIDLNCNPLPDSSAAPCGWEQSLNNAPKPQPRLGSVPPPVPPRPKRRLQLLNGHGAERPALPARPAAPEPGSELCRDEAKKNITSFHELAQKRKKNTAGIAPIPTRVDRSDWLIVFSPDTELPPHNELLPSTAGRDTKQPQQEWGVKHPGSVQREVTTFKELRYRSASNKPKGQQTAPQRPPPPPGGSDGSSWGSGLGGRLPAPPESQQGRRRPRPALQPIAEGRQRDAGLPLQSRPGEHRGCDTRTWRSGGSGGDPRGSGEAESREETHEEARPSPPAAGAPGAAQPHGDGPDGRRGALAEQKKALLIAVSTAVDKVIAHFSSARNVVQKAQLGDSWLSPDVGYLLLHTLCPALYGLVEDGLKPFQKDVITGQRRNSPWSVVEASVKTGPNTRSLHNLCWRVAGLAPLSSTRQKFHAFILGLLNTKQLEQWVSHLQNSPGVISMLYFPTAFFALSQGPLPHLADELLLLIQPLSVLTFHLDLLFEHHHLSVDVRPLSRRMDSPPSPTHHFAQGAAQPLEGQSSTTGASLEDELPPDTLGRAPTAEESPRSQCQAAVRSPQMGAALQQTFQHVLRWGDQLSRAFLGADSSPGVVRPEAGTWDTGAGPSGWWAQLSQASRIYTAPSKERFPFVWWTKLRMAAVDPSPDQVVQPPLREPKGTELQLLQTKALPELSSPNSSSSADTSGTSSPEDLVLLAGSPLPPAAQKPLAAPPQPGAGRSQAAPPDPGACSAGPDRGSWLGRLFGASSPSARSSPPSPDGITVRSRRPSSWLSPSSRVLAVVVKGLVAEKSRAPQQPEKKLPDSLQTHRAVRALCDHVGAADGHLSFQKGDVLQLLSTVDEDWIRCCHGNSTGLVPVGYTSLIL from the exons ATGCTGGCTCCGAAGAAAGGGCTGCTGTGTAACCTCAACCACATCCACCTGCAGCACATCTCCCTCGGGCTGCATCTCTCCCGGCACCCGGAGCTTCAGGACAGCACCGGGTTGGGggagcagaaatgctgcagcgGTTGTCGGGAGAGCTGCGAGCAAGTGGACGCCAATTCCAACAGCCCCTCTTTAAAATGCCGATGCTGCCAATCCCACCCCGAGCTGCCCGCGGTGCTGGGCCTGCAGAACCAGCCGGTACCGGAGGAGGAGGAGTTCCCCCACCTGCACGATGGGGAGGAGGCGGTTTCCCCTTGTGATCCtccttccacctcctcctcggtcagcagctgctctgatttCAGCCTGGATGAGTCCCCGGTGTCGGTGTATTACAGGGGGTTCCCAGCAGAAGGTTCTCAATCTCCTACAGAGCAGCTCGGCGTTGTTCCTGCTGAAGATGAGCAGGATGAGCCTGGGGTGGTTGAGGGGAGAGACCCCAACCTGAACCCAGCAGCGCTGCAGGGGGAGGAGGATCTCACCGGGGGGAGCCCCGacagcctctgcagcagcagcagcagcggcagcagctcGCTGGGTTCACACTACGATGAAACCTCAGCCGTGCAGCAGAACgcagccagccccatagacctcaATTGCAACCCCCTGCCCGACAGCAGTGCTGCACCGTGTGGTTGGGAGCAGAGCCTGAACAACGCTCCCAAACCGCAGCCACGGCTGGGCAGCGTCCCCCCTCCCGTCCCACCGCGGCCAAAGaggcggctgcagctccttaACGGGCACGGAGCGGAGCGGCCGGCTCTGCCTGCGAGGCCAGCAGCGCCCGAACCCggctctgagctgtgcagggaTGAAGCCAAGAAGAACATCACCTCCTTCCACGAGCTGgctcagaagaggaagaagaacaCGGCCGGGATCGCTCCGATCCCAACCAGGGTGGATCGAAGCGACTGGTTGATCGTTTTCTCACCCGATACCGAGCTGCCGCCCCACAACGagctcctgcccagcacagcgGGTCGGGACAcgaagcagccccagcaggaaTGGGGGGTGAAGCATCCCGGCTCCGTGCAAAGGGAGGTCACCACGTTCAAGGAGCTGCGTTACCGCAGCGCCTCTAATAAACCTAAGGGTCAACAAACGGCCCCGCAGCGCCCACCCCCACCCCCGGGGGGGTCTGATGGCTCcagctgggggtcagggctgggggggaggcTGCCAGCACCCCCCGAGAGCCAGCAGGGACGGAGGAGACCCCGACCCGCATTGCAGCCCATTGCAGAGGGACGGCAGCGGGACGCAGGGCTGCCCCTGCAGAGCCGCCCTGGGGAGCATCGCGGCTGTGACACGCGGACATGGAGGAGCGGGGGGTCCGGTGGGGACCCCCGAGGGTCGGGAGAggctgagagcagagaggagacGCATGAGGAGG CCCGGCCCTCCCCACCCGCTGCCGGAGCTCCGGGCGCAGCGCAGCCCCACGGGGACGGCCCGGACGGACGGCGGGGAGCTTTGGCCGAGCAGAAGAAAG ctctgctgatcGCTGTCAGCACCGCCGTGGATAAAGTCATCGCCCACTTCAGCTCCGCACGGAACGTGGTGCAGAAG GCTCAGCTGGGGGACAGCTGGCTCAGCCCTGACGTGGGCTACCTGCTGCTGCACACCCTGTGCCCTGCTCTTTATGGTCTGGTGGAGGACGGGCTGAAGCCCTTCCAGAAGGATGTCATCACAGGACAGAGGAGGAACTCACCCTGGAGTGTGGTGGAAGCCTCCGTGAAGACAG GCCCCAACACTCGCTCTCTCCACAACCTGTGCTGGCGTGTGGCTGGGCTGGCTcctctcagcagcaccaggcagaaGTTTCATGCCTTTATCCTCGGCCTTTTGAA TACGAAGCAGCTGGAGCAGTGGGTCTCACACCTGCAGAATAGCCCAG GTGTCATCTCCATGCTGTATTTTCCTactgctttctttgctctgagcCAAGGCCCTCTCCCTCATCTTGCTGAcgaactgctgctgctcatccagCCCCTCTCGGTGCTGACCTTCCACCTCGACCTGCTCTTCGAGCACCATCACCTCTCCGTGGACGTAAGGCCTTTGTCCCGTCGGATGGACTCACCCCCATCTCCCACCCATCACTTTGCTCAGGGGGCTGCGCAGCCGCTGGAGGGTCAGAGCAGCACCACAGGGGCCAGCCTGGAAGACGAGCTGCCCCCCGATACTCTGGGGAGGGCACCTACAGCAGAGGAGAGCCCACGGTCCCAGTGCCAAGCAGCCGTGCGCAGCCCACAGAtgggggctgccctgcagcagacCTTCCAGCACGTGCTGCGTTGGGGCGACCAGCTCAGCCGTGCTTTCCTGGGGGCTGACAGCTCCCCGGGGGTCGTTAGGCCTGAGGCAGGCACTTGGGATACAGGAGCTGGCCCCAGCGGCTGGTGGGCTCAGCTGAGCCAGGCCTCCAGGATTTACACTGCTCCCAGCAAGGAAAGGTTCCCCTTCGTCTGGTGGACAAAGCTGCGGATGGCTGCGGTGGATCCCAGCCCTGACCAGGTGGTTCAGCCCCCTCTGAGGGAGCCCAAAGGCACcgagctgcagctgcttcagacCAAAGCTCTCCCTGAACTCTCCAGTCCCAactccagcagcagtgctgacacCTCCGGGACCTCTTCCCCCGAAGACCTCGTCCTGCTGGCTGGATCACCCCTCCCACCCGCTGCACAGAAACCCCTGGCTGCTCCCCCACAACCCGGTGCAGGCAGGAGCCAGGCGGCACCTCCCGACCCaggagcctgcagtgctggccCTGACAGGGGCAGCTGGCTGGGCCGACTCTTTGGAGCCAGCAGCCCCTCTGCCAGGAgctcccctcccagccccgATGGCATCACAGTGAGATCCAG GAGACCTTCCAGCTGGCTGTCACCCAGCTCCCGTGTCCTGGCCGTGGTGGTGAAGGGGCTGGTGGCTGAGAAGAGCCGAGCCCCACAACAGCCTGAAAAGAAGCTGCCGGATTCACTGCAGACCCACAG AGCGGTCCGGGCGCTGTGTGATCACGTTGGTGCTGCTGACGGTCACCTGAGCTTCCAAAAAGGAGAcgttctgcagctgctctccaCCGTGGATGAAGATTGGATCCGCTGCTGCCATGGAAATAGCACTGGCCTAGTTCCTGTGGGCTACACGTCGCTCATCttgtga
- the FDPS gene encoding LOW QUALITY PROTEIN: farnesyl pyrophosphate synthase (The sequence of the model RefSeq protein was modified relative to this genomic sequence to represent the inferred CDS: inserted 1 base in 1 codon), translating to MVGSGIAGYQELQVLPPLLQVLQYNVPGGKLNRGLTVVAAFRELSGQNDADSLRCAMAVGWCIELFQAFFLVADDIMDQSLTRRGQLCWYKKEGIGLDAINDAFLLESSVYRMLKKYCGQQPYYVHLLELFLQTGYQTELGQXLGLIPPPISKVDLSLFTEERYKAIVKYKTAFYSFYLPVAAAMYMAGIDSKEEHENAKAILLEMGEYFQIQDDYLDCFGDPELTGKVGTDIQDNKCSWLVVQCLQRVTPEQRQLLEENYGRKEPEKVAKVKELYESVGMRAAFQQYEESSYQRLQELIDKRSNRLPKEIFLGLARKIYKRQK from the exons ATGGTGGGTTCTGGGATCGCTGGGtaccaggagctgcaggtatTGCCCCCCCTTTTACAGGTGCTGCAGTACAATGTACCTGGTGGGAAGCTGAACCGTGGGCTGACGGTGGTGGCCGCGTTCCGGGAGCTGTCGGGGCAGAATGATGCTGACAGTCTGCGCTGTGCCATGGCCGTGGGCTGGTGCATTGAGCTG TTCCAGGCCTTCTTCTTGGTGGCTGATGATATCATGGATCAGTCCCTGACGCGGCGGGGGCAGCTGTGCTGGTATAAGAAG GAGGGGATCGGTTTGGATGCCATCAACGACGCCTTCCTCCTCGAGTCCTCTGTATATAGAATGTTAAAGAAGTACTGCGGGCAGCAGCCGTATTATGTGCATTTACTGGAGCTCTTCCTGCag ACCGGCTACCAGACGGAGCTGGGGC TGCTCGGTCTCATCCCACCTCCCATCTCCAAAGTGGATTTGAGCCTCTTCACTGAGGAGAG GTACAAAGCCATTGTAAAGTACAAGACGGCCTTCTATTCCTTCTACCTACCTGTAGCTGCTGCCATGTATATG GCTGGGATTGACAGTAAGGAAGAACACGAGAATGCCAAAGCCATCTTGCTGGAGATGGGGGAATACTTCCAGATCCAG GATGATTACCTGGATTGCTTTGGGGACCCGGAGCTGACGGGGAAGGTGGGCACCGACATCCAGGACAACAAATGCAGCTGGTTGGTGGTTCAGTGCCTGCAGCGCGTCACGCCGGAGCAGCGGCAGCTCCTGGAG gagAACTACGGCCGTAAGGAGCCCGAGAAGGTGGCAAAAGTGAAGGAGCTCTATGAGAGCGTGGGGATGAGGGCCGCGTTCCAGCAGTACGAGGAGAGCAGTTACCAGCGCCTGCAGGAGCTGATCGACAAGCGCTCGAACCGCCTCCCAAAGGAGATTTTCCTCGGCCTGGCACGGAAGATCTATAAGCGCCAGAAATGA
- the RUSC1 gene encoding RUN and SH3 domain-containing protein 1 isoform X1, which produces MLAPKKGLLCNLNHIHLQHISLGLHLSRHPELQDSTGLGEQKCCSGCRESCEQVDANSNSPSLKCRCCQSHPELPAVLGLQNQPVPEEEEFPHLHDGEEAVSPCDPPSTSSSVSSCSDFSLDESPVSVYYRGFPAEGSQSPTEQLGVVPAEDEQDEPGVVEGRDPNLNPAALQGEEDLTGGSPDSLCSSSSSGSSSLGSHYDETSAVQQNAASPIDLNCNPLPDSSAAPCGWEQSLNNAPKPQPRLGSVPPPVPPRPKRRLQLLNGHGAERPALPARPAAPEPGSELCRDEAKKNITSFHELAQKRKKNTAGIAPIPTRVDRSDWLIVFSPDTELPPHNELLPSTAGRDTKQPQQEWGVKHPGSVQREVTTFKELRYRSASNKPKGQQTAPQRPPPPPGGSDGSSWGSGLGGRLPAPPESQQGRRRPRPALQPIAEGRQRDAGLPLQSRPGEHRGCDTRTWRSGGSGGDPRGSGEAESREETHEEAARPSPPAAGAPGAAQPHGDGPDGRRGALAEQKKALLIAVSTAVDKVIAHFSSARNVVQKAQLGDSWLSPDVGYLLLHTLCPALYGLVEDGLKPFQKDVITGQRRNSPWSVVEASVKTGPNTRSLHNLCWRVAGLAPLSSTRQKFHAFILGLLNTKQLEQWVSHLQNSPGVISMLYFPTAFFALSQGPLPHLADELLLLIQPLSVLTFHLDLLFEHHHLSVDVRPLSRRMDSPPSPTHHFAQGAAQPLEGQSSTTGASLEDELPPDTLGRAPTAEESPRSQCQAAVRSPQMGAALQQTFQHVLRWGDQLSRAFLGADSSPGVVRPEAGTWDTGAGPSGWWAQLSQASRIYTAPSKERFPFVWWTKLRMAAVDPSPDQVVQPPLREPKGTELQLLQTKALPELSSPNSSSSADTSGTSSPEDLVLLAGSPLPPAAQKPLAAPPQPGAGRSQAAPPDPGACSAGPDRGSWLGRLFGASSPSARSSPPSPDGITVRSRRPSSWLSPSSRVLAVVVKGLVAEKSRAPQQPEKKLPDSLQTHRAVRALCDHVGAADGHLSFQKGDVLQLLSTVDEDWIRCCHGNSTGLVPVGYTSLIL; this is translated from the exons ATGCTGGCTCCGAAGAAAGGGCTGCTGTGTAACCTCAACCACATCCACCTGCAGCACATCTCCCTCGGGCTGCATCTCTCCCGGCACCCGGAGCTTCAGGACAGCACCGGGTTGGGggagcagaaatgctgcagcgGTTGTCGGGAGAGCTGCGAGCAAGTGGACGCCAATTCCAACAGCCCCTCTTTAAAATGCCGATGCTGCCAATCCCACCCCGAGCTGCCCGCGGTGCTGGGCCTGCAGAACCAGCCGGTACCGGAGGAGGAGGAGTTCCCCCACCTGCACGATGGGGAGGAGGCGGTTTCCCCTTGTGATCCtccttccacctcctcctcggtcagcagctgctctgatttCAGCCTGGATGAGTCCCCGGTGTCGGTGTATTACAGGGGGTTCCCAGCAGAAGGTTCTCAATCTCCTACAGAGCAGCTCGGCGTTGTTCCTGCTGAAGATGAGCAGGATGAGCCTGGGGTGGTTGAGGGGAGAGACCCCAACCTGAACCCAGCAGCGCTGCAGGGGGAGGAGGATCTCACCGGGGGGAGCCCCGacagcctctgcagcagcagcagcagcggcagcagctcGCTGGGTTCACACTACGATGAAACCTCAGCCGTGCAGCAGAACgcagccagccccatagacctcaATTGCAACCCCCTGCCCGACAGCAGTGCTGCACCGTGTGGTTGGGAGCAGAGCCTGAACAACGCTCCCAAACCGCAGCCACGGCTGGGCAGCGTCCCCCCTCCCGTCCCACCGCGGCCAAAGaggcggctgcagctccttaACGGGCACGGAGCGGAGCGGCCGGCTCTGCCTGCGAGGCCAGCAGCGCCCGAACCCggctctgagctgtgcagggaTGAAGCCAAGAAGAACATCACCTCCTTCCACGAGCTGgctcagaagaggaagaagaacaCGGCCGGGATCGCTCCGATCCCAACCAGGGTGGATCGAAGCGACTGGTTGATCGTTTTCTCACCCGATACCGAGCTGCCGCCCCACAACGagctcctgcccagcacagcgGGTCGGGACAcgaagcagccccagcaggaaTGGGGGGTGAAGCATCCCGGCTCCGTGCAAAGGGAGGTCACCACGTTCAAGGAGCTGCGTTACCGCAGCGCCTCTAATAAACCTAAGGGTCAACAAACGGCCCCGCAGCGCCCACCCCCACCCCCGGGGGGGTCTGATGGCTCcagctgggggtcagggctgggggggaggcTGCCAGCACCCCCCGAGAGCCAGCAGGGACGGAGGAGACCCCGACCCGCATTGCAGCCCATTGCAGAGGGACGGCAGCGGGACGCAGGGCTGCCCCTGCAGAGCCGCCCTGGGGAGCATCGCGGCTGTGACACGCGGACATGGAGGAGCGGGGGGTCCGGTGGGGACCCCCGAGGGTCGGGAGAggctgagagcagagaggagacGCATGAGGAGG CAGCCCGGCCCTCCCCACCCGCTGCCGGAGCTCCGGGCGCAGCGCAGCCCCACGGGGACGGCCCGGACGGACGGCGGGGAGCTTTGGCCGAGCAGAAGAAAG ctctgctgatcGCTGTCAGCACCGCCGTGGATAAAGTCATCGCCCACTTCAGCTCCGCACGGAACGTGGTGCAGAAG GCTCAGCTGGGGGACAGCTGGCTCAGCCCTGACGTGGGCTACCTGCTGCTGCACACCCTGTGCCCTGCTCTTTATGGTCTGGTGGAGGACGGGCTGAAGCCCTTCCAGAAGGATGTCATCACAGGACAGAGGAGGAACTCACCCTGGAGTGTGGTGGAAGCCTCCGTGAAGACAG GCCCCAACACTCGCTCTCTCCACAACCTGTGCTGGCGTGTGGCTGGGCTGGCTcctctcagcagcaccaggcagaaGTTTCATGCCTTTATCCTCGGCCTTTTGAA TACGAAGCAGCTGGAGCAGTGGGTCTCACACCTGCAGAATAGCCCAG GTGTCATCTCCATGCTGTATTTTCCTactgctttctttgctctgagcCAAGGCCCTCTCCCTCATCTTGCTGAcgaactgctgctgctcatccagCCCCTCTCGGTGCTGACCTTCCACCTCGACCTGCTCTTCGAGCACCATCACCTCTCCGTGGACGTAAGGCCTTTGTCCCGTCGGATGGACTCACCCCCATCTCCCACCCATCACTTTGCTCAGGGGGCTGCGCAGCCGCTGGAGGGTCAGAGCAGCACCACAGGGGCCAGCCTGGAAGACGAGCTGCCCCCCGATACTCTGGGGAGGGCACCTACAGCAGAGGAGAGCCCACGGTCCCAGTGCCAAGCAGCCGTGCGCAGCCCACAGAtgggggctgccctgcagcagacCTTCCAGCACGTGCTGCGTTGGGGCGACCAGCTCAGCCGTGCTTTCCTGGGGGCTGACAGCTCCCCGGGGGTCGTTAGGCCTGAGGCAGGCACTTGGGATACAGGAGCTGGCCCCAGCGGCTGGTGGGCTCAGCTGAGCCAGGCCTCCAGGATTTACACTGCTCCCAGCAAGGAAAGGTTCCCCTTCGTCTGGTGGACAAAGCTGCGGATGGCTGCGGTGGATCCCAGCCCTGACCAGGTGGTTCAGCCCCCTCTGAGGGAGCCCAAAGGCACcgagctgcagctgcttcagacCAAAGCTCTCCCTGAACTCTCCAGTCCCAactccagcagcagtgctgacacCTCCGGGACCTCTTCCCCCGAAGACCTCGTCCTGCTGGCTGGATCACCCCTCCCACCCGCTGCACAGAAACCCCTGGCTGCTCCCCCACAACCCGGTGCAGGCAGGAGCCAGGCGGCACCTCCCGACCCaggagcctgcagtgctggccCTGACAGGGGCAGCTGGCTGGGCCGACTCTTTGGAGCCAGCAGCCCCTCTGCCAGGAgctcccctcccagccccgATGGCATCACAGTGAGATCCAG GAGACCTTCCAGCTGGCTGTCACCCAGCTCCCGTGTCCTGGCCGTGGTGGTGAAGGGGCTGGTGGCTGAGAAGAGCCGAGCCCCACAACAGCCTGAAAAGAAGCTGCCGGATTCACTGCAGACCCACAG AGCGGTCCGGGCGCTGTGTGATCACGTTGGTGCTGCTGACGGTCACCTGAGCTTCCAAAAAGGAGAcgttctgcagctgctctccaCCGTGGATGAAGATTGGATCCGCTGCTGCCATGGAAATAGCACTGGCCTAGTTCCTGTGGGCTACACGTCGCTCATCttgtga